The Odocoileus virginianus isolate 20LAN1187 ecotype Illinois chromosome 3, Ovbor_1.2, whole genome shotgun sequence genome includes a window with the following:
- the LOC110148829 gene encoding olfactory receptor 2AJ1-like, whose product MMGYENHTSSSDFILLGLFSSSQTSLIFLSFIVIFFIITITENTMMITLIHRESRLHTPMYFLLSHLSFMDILHTSNIVPKMITDFLSGSKTISFAACGFQIFLSLTLLGGECLLLAAMSYDRYVAICHPLRYPMLMNDCVSVLMAGGAWFIGIINSIVHTAYTLHFPFCGSRAIDHFFCEVPAMLVLSCVDTTHYERGIYVSGIIFLLVPFSLIFASYVQILLTVLQMKSKEARKKSFSTCFFHMIVVIMYYGPFIFTYMRPKKYHTPGQDKSLAIFYTILTPTFNPIIYSIRNKDVLEAMKNILRSNFLHKML is encoded by the coding sequence ATGATGGGATATGAGAATCACACTTCCAGCAGTGACTTCATTCTTTTGGGACTCTTCTCTTCTTCCCAAACAAGTCTGATTTTCCTCTCCTTTATAgtcatcttttttattataacTATAACAGAAAATACGATGATGATTACCCTTATCCACAGGGAATCAAGACTCCATACTCCAATGTATTTCCTGCTCAGTCATCTCTCTTTTATGGATATCTTGCATACTAGCAACATTGTTCCCAAAATGATCACTGACTTTCTGTCAGGCAGCAAAACTATTTCATTTGCAGCCTGTGGCTTCCAGATATTTCTATCCCTTACCCTCTTGGGTGGTGAGTGCCTTCTCCTGGCAGCAATGTCCTATGATCGCTATGTAGCCATCTGTCACCCACTGCGCTACCCCATGCTTATGAATGACTGTGTCAGCGTTCTCATGGCTGGAGGGGCCTGGTTTATTGGGATAATCAACTCCATAGTTCACACAGCTTAcacacttcactttcccttttgtgGCTCAAGAGCCATTGACCACTTTTTCTGTGAAGTCCCCGCCATGTTGGTGTTGTCCTGTGTGGACACAACACACTATGAACGAGGAATTTATGTAAGTGGCATCATTTTCCTGCTTGTCCCTTTCTCTCTAATCTTTGCATCTTATGTCCAAATTCTCCTTACCGTCCTCCAAATGAAATCAAAAGAGGCAAGGAAAAAGTCATTTTCTACCTGTTTCTTCCACATGATTGTGGTCATAATGTACTATGGGCCTTTTATTTTCACATACATGAGACCTAAAAAGTACCACACTCCAGGCCAGGATAAATCCCTGGCAATTTTCTATACCATCCTCACACCTACTTTTAACCCAATTATCTACAGCATtagaaataaagatgttttaGAGGCAATGAAAAATATTCTCAGAAGTAATTTTCTCCATAAAATGTTGTAG